The following coding sequences are from one Triticum dicoccoides isolate Atlit2015 ecotype Zavitan chromosome 4A, WEW_v2.0, whole genome shotgun sequence window:
- the LOC119288147 gene encoding disease resistance protein RPM1-like isoform X2 has product MAGTAVSMARSMLGGAISKAASAAPAEMSLLMGVEKDIWFIKYELESMQAFLLSVEASKMKDIQLKVWAKQVKDLSYNIEDCLSEFMVHVRSQSLSRQLMKLKDRHQIAMQIRELKIRAEELSIRNGRYNFIKTEASNTVDEVDSYNEDVRNHATSNIDEAELVGFSKPKEELTNLIDVNTEDDFPKVICVVGMGGLGKTTIARKTYESKEDIVQKFSCVAWVTVSHSIFKVEMLKGMIGQLLGHEALKKCLKELKGKAVQVDDLSNYLMEELKDKRYFIVFDDLWTIDMWRWIKEFAFPSSNKKGSRIVITTRDMGLAKECSLDSHIYQLKPLQSVDAANLLLRKCRKRQEDMEKDENLKNIVEKLVKKCGGLPLAILMVGGVLATKKVPEWGQFYKHLPSELETNPSLDAMRRMVTLSYNYLPSHLKSCFLYLSIFPEDFEIKRRSLVDRWIAEGFVIARGRVNIEKIGKDYFIELINRSMIIPSRVNVEGTVKSCRVHDVMRDVMISIARDENFVYLSADDNVNSVAEENFRHVSYHGRKCLKECIDWRHVRSLTMFGEKPIEPPAPLFPPSMRMLRTLDVHSAHFGITQKDIKDIGLFRHLKYLNIGSANAHSNICRIPRSIGILEGLQTLEIRMTDISTIPNEICNLVSLRSIRCRKTHWLYYHDLEPSMGCLMDVMYHRMITHNSHEKALKPRMPCFSHWSIYKGVSVPRGISKLQELQILEVVDIKRSDDNAIKELGELVQLKKLGVVTKEATDQKCMLLCAAIEKFTSLCSLNVDAGEEGSLKWLHSVSLPSRLMRSLKLVGCLGEMPNWFGSLMHLVKIYLGHSWLKGGKTMELLGALPILMVLGLGQDTYVGRRLVFGPGAFSNLRILDIYYLSRVREVRFEEGTSHQLERIQISGVWLEFVGIKHLPRLKEISLGLGAKVAKLGALKREVEAHPNDPVLRLSEDWSEHNIEGEADQGWWSMFFRPEEEEIGSESQVVVTATTDVISQGSHLEDDGNGFCSCISPSLIRLCCCTVAPSPLLQFRLTPSLLQMESSFHPEPAAAGDQSLLQTTVMATANTGNIEEDLPYTYNSC; this is encoded by the exons GTTCATTAAATATGAGCTAGAGTCGATGCAGGCATTTCTGTTGTCTGTTGAAGCGAGTAAGATGAAAGACATTCAACTGAAGGTGTGGGCGAAGCAAGTCAAAGACTTATCGTACAATATTGAAGATTGCCTTAGTGAATTCATGGTGCATGTGAGAAGCCAAAGCTTATCGCGACAGCTGATGAAGCTCAAAGATCGCCATCAAATTGCCATGCAGATCCGTGAACTCAAAATAAGAGCTGAAGAACTAAGCATTAGGAATGGACGCTACAACTTCATTAAGACAGAGGCCTCCAACACTGTTGACGAGGTAGATTCGTACAACGAAGATGTTCGCAATCACGCAACTAGCAACATTGATGAAGCAGAACTTGTGGGCTTTTCGAAGCCTAAGGAGGAGTTGACAAACCTGATAGATGTCAACACTGAAGATGATTTTCCTAAGGTGATATGTGTTGTCGGCATGGGTGGTTTAGGAAAGACTACTATTGCAAGGAAGACATATGAAAGTAAGGAAGATATTGTGCAGAAATTTTCTTGTGTTGCTTGGGTCACAGTATCACATTCGATTTTCaaggtagagatgctcaagggtatGATCGGGCAGCTTTTGGGACATGAGGCACTGAAGAAATGCTTGAAAGAACTTAAAGGGAAGGCAGTGCAAGTGGATGACCTCTCCAATTACCTCATGGAAGAGCTCAAGGATAAAAGGTATTttattgtttttgatgacttgtggaCCATAGATATGTGGAGGTGGATCAAAGAATTTGCTTTTCCTAGCAGTAACAAGAAAGGTAGTCGGATAGTAATAACAACACGAGATATGGGCTTAGCTAAGGAGTGTTCTCTTGACTCACATATCTACCAACTCAAACCACTACAATCAGTTGATGCTGCAAATTTGTTACTAAGAAAGTGTAGGAAAAGGCAGGAGGACATGGAGAAAGATGAGAACTTGAAGAACATAGTTGAAAAATTAGTTAAAAAATGTGGTGGTTTACCATTAGCTATACTCATGGTAGGTGGCGTCCTTGCCACAAAAAAGGTACCTGAGTGGGGACAATTTTATAAGCATCTCCCTTCAGAGCTTGAGACTAATCCAAGCCTTGATGCAATGAGGAGGATGGTTACTCTGAGCTACAACTACCTGCCATCTCATCTAAAGTCATGCTTTTTGTACCTAAGCATCTTTCCCGAGGATTTTGAAATTAAGAGGAGGTCTCTAGTAGATAGATGGATAGCTGAGGGGTTCGTCATCGCTAGAGGCAGGGTAAACATTGAGAAAATTGGAAAAGATTATTTCATTGAGCTAATCAACCGAAGCATGATTATACCATCAAGAGTGAATGTGGAAGGAACAGTTAAGAGTTGTCGAGTCCATGATGTCATGCGTGATGTCATGATCTCAATTGCTAGAGATGAAAACTTTGTGTACTTGTCTGCCGACGATAATGTAAATAGTGTAGCAGAGGAGAACTTTCGTCATGTATCATACCATGGTAGAAAGTGCCTAAAGGAATGCATAGATTGGAGGCATGTCCGGTCATTAACCATGTTTGGTGAGAAACCCATAGAGCCACCTGCTCCCCTGTTTCCACCTAGCATGAGAATGCTTAGAACCCTGGATGTACACAGTGCACACTTTGgaatcacacaaaaagatatcaaGGACATAGGATTGTTCCGCCACTTGAAGTATTTGAATATTGGGAGTGCTAATGCACATTCAAACATTTGTAGAATTCCAAGATCTATAGGAATATTAGAAGGTTTGCAGACTTTGGAGATAAGAATGACAGATATATCAACAATACCAAATGAGATTTGCAACCTTGTGAGTCTCCGTAGCATCCGGTGTAGAAAAACACATTGGTTGTATTATCATGATCTTGAGCCCTCTATGGGATGCTTGATGGACGTGATGTATCATCGTATGATTACTCATAATTCTCATGAAAAAGCTTTGAAGCCGCGCATGCCTTGCTTTAGCCATTGGTCAATATACAAAGGTGTCAGTGTGCCGAGAGGGATTAGCAAGTTACAAGAGTTACAAATACTAGAGGTCGTGGACATCAAACGGAGTGATGACAATGCAATTAAAGAGTTAGGTGAGCTTGTGCAGCTAAAAAAACTTGGCGTGGTAACAAAAGAGGCCACCGACCAAAAATGCATGTTACTTTGTGCAGCTATTGAGAAGTTCACTTCCCTGTGCTCTCTTAATGTGGATGCGGGTGAAGAAGGTTCTCTCAAGTGGCTACATTCTGTTTCATTACCTTCCCGCCTTATGAGGAGCCTTAAGTTGGTTGGATGTCTTGGAGAAATGCCCAACTGGTTTGGAAGTTTGATGCATTTAGTAAAGATTTATCTAGGGCATAGCTGGCTGAAAGGAGGTAAAACCATGGAACTATTAGGTGCACTGCCCATCCTCATGGTGCTTGGTCTTGGTCAGGATACATATGTTGGGAGGAGGTTAGTGTTCGGACCAGGAGCATTCTCAAATCTCAGGATACTTGATATTTATTATCTAAGTCGAGTGAGAGAGGTGAGGTTCGAAGAGGGCACCTCACACCAGTTGGAGAGGATACAGATAAGTGGGGTTTGGTTGGAATTTGTTGGTATCAAGCACCTCCCAAGGCTCAAGGAGATTTCACTTGGCTTGGGGGCTAAAGTGGCAAAGCTTGGTGCCcttaaacgggaagtggaggcacaCCCCAACGATCCCGTGCTGCGACTAAGTGAGGACTGGAGCGAGCATAACATAGAAGGCGAAGCAGACCAGGGCTGGTGGTCCATGTTTTTTCGTCCAGAAGAGGAAGAGATCGGCTCAGAATCACAAGTGGTGGTCACGGCAACGACCGACGTCATCAG CCAAGGCTCTCACTTAGAAGATGATGGAAATGGGTTCTGCTCTTGCATTTCTCCTTCGCTTATTCGACTCTGTTGCTGCACTGTTGCACCTTCCCCGCTGCTGCAGTTCAGGTTGACGCCTTCACTGCTACAAATGGAATCTTCTTTCCACCCCGAGCCTGCAGCAGCAGGAGATCAGAGCTTGTTGCAGACAACGGTCATGGCGACGGCCAACACGGG TAACATCGAAGAAGATCTGCCATACACTTACAACTCGTGCTGA
- the LOC119288147 gene encoding disease resistance protein RPM1-like isoform X1: MAGTAVSMARSMLGGAISKAASAAPAEMSLLMGVEKDIWFIKYELESMQAFLLSVEASKMKDIQLKVWAKQVKDLSYNIEDCLSEFMVHVRSQSLSRQLMKLKDRHQIAMQIRELKIRAEELSIRNGRYNFIKTEASNTVDEVDSYNEDVRNHATSNIDEAELVGFSKPKEELTNLIDVNTEDDFPKVICVVGMGGLGKTTIARKTYESKEDIVQKFSCVAWVTVSHSIFKVEMLKGMIGQLLGHEALKKCLKELKGKAVQVDDLSNYLMEELKDKRYFIVFDDLWTIDMWRWIKEFAFPSSNKKGSRIVITTRDMGLAKECSLDSHIYQLKPLQSVDAANLLLRKCRKRQEDMEKDENLKNIVEKLVKKCGGLPLAILMVGGVLATKKVPEWGQFYKHLPSELETNPSLDAMRRMVTLSYNYLPSHLKSCFLYLSIFPEDFEIKRRSLVDRWIAEGFVIARGRVNIEKIGKDYFIELINRSMIIPSRVNVEGTVKSCRVHDVMRDVMISIARDENFVYLSADDNVNSVAEENFRHVSYHGRKCLKECIDWRHVRSLTMFGEKPIEPPAPLFPPSMRMLRTLDVHSAHFGITQKDIKDIGLFRHLKYLNIGSANAHSNICRIPRSIGILEGLQTLEIRMTDISTIPNEICNLVSLRSIRCRKTHWLYYHDLEPSMGCLMDVMYHRMITHNSHEKALKPRMPCFSHWSIYKGVSVPRGISKLQELQILEVVDIKRSDDNAIKELGELVQLKKLGVVTKEATDQKCMLLCAAIEKFTSLCSLNVDAGEEGSLKWLHSVSLPSRLMRSLKLVGCLGEMPNWFGSLMHLVKIYLGHSWLKGGKTMELLGALPILMVLGLGQDTYVGRRLVFGPGAFSNLRILDIYYLSRVREVRFEEGTSHQLERIQISGVWLEFVGIKHLPRLKEISLGLGAKVAKLGALKREVEAHPNDPVLRLSEDWSEHNIEGEADQGWWSMFFRPEEEEIGSESQVVVTATTDVISQGSHLEDDGNGFCSCISPSLIRLCCCTVAPSPLLQFRLTPSLLQMESSFHPEPAAAGDQSLLQTTVMATANTGSAIYFSFGQGPQVFFAVSVYSYN, from the exons GTTCATTAAATATGAGCTAGAGTCGATGCAGGCATTTCTGTTGTCTGTTGAAGCGAGTAAGATGAAAGACATTCAACTGAAGGTGTGGGCGAAGCAAGTCAAAGACTTATCGTACAATATTGAAGATTGCCTTAGTGAATTCATGGTGCATGTGAGAAGCCAAAGCTTATCGCGACAGCTGATGAAGCTCAAAGATCGCCATCAAATTGCCATGCAGATCCGTGAACTCAAAATAAGAGCTGAAGAACTAAGCATTAGGAATGGACGCTACAACTTCATTAAGACAGAGGCCTCCAACACTGTTGACGAGGTAGATTCGTACAACGAAGATGTTCGCAATCACGCAACTAGCAACATTGATGAAGCAGAACTTGTGGGCTTTTCGAAGCCTAAGGAGGAGTTGACAAACCTGATAGATGTCAACACTGAAGATGATTTTCCTAAGGTGATATGTGTTGTCGGCATGGGTGGTTTAGGAAAGACTACTATTGCAAGGAAGACATATGAAAGTAAGGAAGATATTGTGCAGAAATTTTCTTGTGTTGCTTGGGTCACAGTATCACATTCGATTTTCaaggtagagatgctcaagggtatGATCGGGCAGCTTTTGGGACATGAGGCACTGAAGAAATGCTTGAAAGAACTTAAAGGGAAGGCAGTGCAAGTGGATGACCTCTCCAATTACCTCATGGAAGAGCTCAAGGATAAAAGGTATTttattgtttttgatgacttgtggaCCATAGATATGTGGAGGTGGATCAAAGAATTTGCTTTTCCTAGCAGTAACAAGAAAGGTAGTCGGATAGTAATAACAACACGAGATATGGGCTTAGCTAAGGAGTGTTCTCTTGACTCACATATCTACCAACTCAAACCACTACAATCAGTTGATGCTGCAAATTTGTTACTAAGAAAGTGTAGGAAAAGGCAGGAGGACATGGAGAAAGATGAGAACTTGAAGAACATAGTTGAAAAATTAGTTAAAAAATGTGGTGGTTTACCATTAGCTATACTCATGGTAGGTGGCGTCCTTGCCACAAAAAAGGTACCTGAGTGGGGACAATTTTATAAGCATCTCCCTTCAGAGCTTGAGACTAATCCAAGCCTTGATGCAATGAGGAGGATGGTTACTCTGAGCTACAACTACCTGCCATCTCATCTAAAGTCATGCTTTTTGTACCTAAGCATCTTTCCCGAGGATTTTGAAATTAAGAGGAGGTCTCTAGTAGATAGATGGATAGCTGAGGGGTTCGTCATCGCTAGAGGCAGGGTAAACATTGAGAAAATTGGAAAAGATTATTTCATTGAGCTAATCAACCGAAGCATGATTATACCATCAAGAGTGAATGTGGAAGGAACAGTTAAGAGTTGTCGAGTCCATGATGTCATGCGTGATGTCATGATCTCAATTGCTAGAGATGAAAACTTTGTGTACTTGTCTGCCGACGATAATGTAAATAGTGTAGCAGAGGAGAACTTTCGTCATGTATCATACCATGGTAGAAAGTGCCTAAAGGAATGCATAGATTGGAGGCATGTCCGGTCATTAACCATGTTTGGTGAGAAACCCATAGAGCCACCTGCTCCCCTGTTTCCACCTAGCATGAGAATGCTTAGAACCCTGGATGTACACAGTGCACACTTTGgaatcacacaaaaagatatcaaGGACATAGGATTGTTCCGCCACTTGAAGTATTTGAATATTGGGAGTGCTAATGCACATTCAAACATTTGTAGAATTCCAAGATCTATAGGAATATTAGAAGGTTTGCAGACTTTGGAGATAAGAATGACAGATATATCAACAATACCAAATGAGATTTGCAACCTTGTGAGTCTCCGTAGCATCCGGTGTAGAAAAACACATTGGTTGTATTATCATGATCTTGAGCCCTCTATGGGATGCTTGATGGACGTGATGTATCATCGTATGATTACTCATAATTCTCATGAAAAAGCTTTGAAGCCGCGCATGCCTTGCTTTAGCCATTGGTCAATATACAAAGGTGTCAGTGTGCCGAGAGGGATTAGCAAGTTACAAGAGTTACAAATACTAGAGGTCGTGGACATCAAACGGAGTGATGACAATGCAATTAAAGAGTTAGGTGAGCTTGTGCAGCTAAAAAAACTTGGCGTGGTAACAAAAGAGGCCACCGACCAAAAATGCATGTTACTTTGTGCAGCTATTGAGAAGTTCACTTCCCTGTGCTCTCTTAATGTGGATGCGGGTGAAGAAGGTTCTCTCAAGTGGCTACATTCTGTTTCATTACCTTCCCGCCTTATGAGGAGCCTTAAGTTGGTTGGATGTCTTGGAGAAATGCCCAACTGGTTTGGAAGTTTGATGCATTTAGTAAAGATTTATCTAGGGCATAGCTGGCTGAAAGGAGGTAAAACCATGGAACTATTAGGTGCACTGCCCATCCTCATGGTGCTTGGTCTTGGTCAGGATACATATGTTGGGAGGAGGTTAGTGTTCGGACCAGGAGCATTCTCAAATCTCAGGATACTTGATATTTATTATCTAAGTCGAGTGAGAGAGGTGAGGTTCGAAGAGGGCACCTCACACCAGTTGGAGAGGATACAGATAAGTGGGGTTTGGTTGGAATTTGTTGGTATCAAGCACCTCCCAAGGCTCAAGGAGATTTCACTTGGCTTGGGGGCTAAAGTGGCAAAGCTTGGTGCCcttaaacgggaagtggaggcacaCCCCAACGATCCCGTGCTGCGACTAAGTGAGGACTGGAGCGAGCATAACATAGAAGGCGAAGCAGACCAGGGCTGGTGGTCCATGTTTTTTCGTCCAGAAGAGGAAGAGATCGGCTCAGAATCACAAGTGGTGGTCACGGCAACGACCGACGTCATCAG CCAAGGCTCTCACTTAGAAGATGATGGAAATGGGTTCTGCTCTTGCATTTCTCCTTCGCTTATTCGACTCTGTTGCTGCACTGTTGCACCTTCCCCGCTGCTGCAGTTCAGGTTGACGCCTTCACTGCTACAAATGGAATCTTCTTTCCACCCCGAGCCTGCAGCAGCAGGAGATCAGAGCTTGTTGCAGACAACGGTCATGGCGACGGCCAACACGGGGTCAGCTATTTACTTCTCTTTCGGTCAAGGACCTCAGGTCTTCTTCGCTGTAAGTGTATACAGTTACAACTGA